The DNA window ACTACATGTTTACTGTCATCaatcaaaatcattttttttctttttcaggtccATTTTTTCAACAGCTTCTTTTACGATAAGCTAAGGACAAAAGGCTACGAAGGAGTCAAACGGTGGACAAAAAATGTAAGTGAATGTGGCCAACATACTCGGAGTAGTTTAGCAGCATATTAACACTTTGTATCAATATGCAGGAATAAAACAATGAGGAGTGTCGTTAGAGCTGGATGATAAAAGACATTCAGTCTTGTCTTTAAATTACAATGTAACACAAATTTATGAAGGTGGTCTAAATAATTCAGACCTCTCATGCAGACAGTTGCAACTAAGAACTTTCTGAACATCAGTAGCACATTTCAAACGTCATGACAGGCTGCACACGAGTGGAAACCGTGTTTCATCTGCTTAGAAGAGTTTGAGTTTTTCATTAAGTCGGTACATAATATCAGAGTCAAAGAATCTCTATACGACTCTGTGTGTGATGCATGATTGTATGATCTGCACTGGTCTAGGTTAAAGCCTCACTGTCCGTGGGGTTTTCTTACACATCTGGAGTAAGAGTGGGGAAAACCCTCTGCTTTTAAAACTACACAGATTAGTCTTCTCACTTTACTAACTCCACAAAGGTCTTGAGCCAGCCGCCCATTTCTTGAAGTCTTTGCTTCCAAGGAGAAAGACCCGAGTGGTGTTGAgcagtagtttttttttctgggggATGAAACATTGTCACAGTTTCGAAACACATAATTGGTTcagatttcttttgtttgaaCACTGCCGTGTAGTTCTGTGACCAACACGGTGACAAAAAGAGCTTTTTCCTGTAAACTCCTGCAGATGTTGGCATTGTATGCAGTcaagaaactggacaagtggaggacaaaagtaGTAGTAGCTGTCTTAAATATCTAAAGAAGCAGGGTAAACTGACAACAAGCTGAGGAGTGCCAGACAACTCAACAACTGCACTAAAAATTGGTGGCAACCAGTCTGATAGAGTGATGCGTCCAAATGTGAGATTTTAGCTTCAGATTGTAGATGAACAGGTGCAGTAACGGTCTCGTCTGTACAACAGAGACTGCATGTCAGCCAGCTCAGGATCTTCTTAAACCTGAAGTAATACTGAATGCAGAACAAACTGAGATTTTGCGCCACCCTTCAGTTCCAgctggaaagcatctgactgCTTTATTTTACAGCAGCGATGTCAAACACACAGGTAATGCAGCAAagacctggatagaaaaacaatgaaacctGGTCAGTCGTAGAATGACCCACTCAGGGTTTGGACCTCAGAGATGTTGAAACTGGAATCCTCAAGATTCCTCCCTTTGTTCCCTTTGTTCCCTTCTCAAGGGAACAAAGGGAACAAAGAAGACCTTTGGACTGATCTTTATTCAAGCTAGAAAGTTTTTACTGAACCTGAGAGTTCAGGCTGGTCTCACCAAATGTATTTTTGCCTTAgatttccatgtgtgtttgcatgtttcagtACATTTCTGACCGTTGACCATTTTCTGATGGCTCAGTGCTGTAAATGTCAGTTTGCTTCAGTTTGAACTTTCAAAGAACGTTGTGacatcaaaatgaaaatgaacatatatttttatgtcttagtttttttttttttagatctgaCTGTTTATGTGCTCTTTTCATTCAAACATAACAAAGCCTGAGCTGTACGCACAGTTGTGTCTGCTCTGTGCTTTGGCTTTAGATGGAAATCAGCTGTTTGTCCAAAAACCACTGTGGTTCCAATGGACCATTTTGATCTTCTCTGGGATCTTTAGTCAAAAACAAGGCGTCAGACTAACTTTGGTTAAGACAAAAGTCTAGTTTGTATTTCAAACATAAGAGCTCTGCAGCAAGCAGAGCACGGAGAGTTCATCTGAAACTGAGTCCAGTTCTTTCAAACTTCAAAGGTTCTTTGttacaaaataaacttaaactgTCTCCTGTATAGTTTCAGATAAGCATGTTGTCTTTACATGATTACTGTTACAGCTTGTTACAAACCCCTGAAAGGAGCCGTCCTGACTCGCTCTTTTAGTGCTTGAATAAAAAACAGTCAACTTTATACGTTTAGTTAGCTGCTTCTCCAAGTTAAGATTTGAAAGCCCGTCCCAGTTTTCATGAGAGGAATAATATAAACAGCACAAttacaatttattttttcaaaggtttaaacagaatattttttaacatttaaattgtAATTGTTTATCCACAGTTCCAGCTCATTTGTAAATATAAAATAGTTTTGGTTTCTAAATCTCATCCTAATATTATACACATAGAAGGCACATCATCATCATGCAACCTTACGATCTGATGACTAAAAAGATCCCACGAGTGTCTGGAGATTAAAGTTTTACTTTAAAGTTTTTTGTTGAGATAACGTGTGTGCCTCCGTTTCTGTTCGACCCTGATCATCCAGCATTGTTGAGCAAGGATATGCCCCGTTCCTCATTTCTTAGTTTCCTGCACGTTTGTCTTGTTCACACATTTTAAGATAATCAAACATAATGAAATATTAGACAATATTCAGTCCTGCTGCATTGCCCACCTGTGGTTAAGCTTACTGAGTGACCTGATGGCTGGACATGGTCAGAGTTCATGGTTGAATCAATTGCAGTcgtccaggtcctgaagcagcagaGCAGCCATGGACATTACTCCGTCCTCGTCTTGTTATATTAATATATCATTGTTTAATATCACATGTTACCATATATTATCATATTCAATGCTGTTAGTTTTACACAGAATATTCTCAAAAAACTATCTTTGATCATCAAGGTGTTTTTGGATAAATGTGAGTAAAATTAGTTTGGTCTGAAACGTGTAACAAATATACACCAAAGCAATGAAATACTTGCATGTGGTTTATCTGCAGTACCTGTAAAATCCCATGGAAAAATGTTGTGACGGGTTTTTATAGAACTGAAAGCGATGATGTGATGACAGCCTTACTCATCTGCTTGTCTTAATAGGAAGAACATACTTCTCACATTGTTAGCGTCTGGCTTTGTTTGGTTCATAACTGAATTAGCTCTTGGCTAGCAGCCGCATACACCACTTTACAAGCTTTTCCATCTGTGTGTTGGTTACATTGCTTCAGACCACATTAGGAGCACTGCTGGCTTAGTGTTACAGGGTGGGGGCATCGTATAATTGAAAACCGACAGCTTAACCAAGATTTTTGTTACGTCTCTCAAACTCTCGTTTATTTCTGTTCATTTATCAGGTCGACATCTTTCAGAAGGATCTGTTGTTGATCCCCATCCATCTTGAGGTCCACTGGTCGctggtcagtgttgacattccTCGTCGAGCCATCACCTACTTTGACTCTCAGAGGACTTTGAACAGGCGTTGCCCAAAGGTAGGGATGTCACACCTATAGTGTATCCATGAATCTACTGCTCAAAGTCAGAATCCCTGTTTTTGGAAATTGCTCAGTCTCTTTGAACGTGTTCATTTTGATTCCAGCACATTTACAAATACCTGCAAGCTGAAGCCATCAAAAAAGACCAGCAAGACTTCCTGACAGGATGGACCGGCTTTTTCAAAATGGTAACACGACTTTTCTTTATAACACTTACCAAAGCTCTGGTGAGACTTTGAGTAAAAATCAAACGAGAAGTAGACTTTAGTTGAAATGGTACCATTGCTAATGCTAATGTATTTGTAATGTTGCAGAATGTGGGCCGCCAGAACAATGACAGTGACTGTGGGGCTTTTGTGTTACAGGTGAGTTTTCTACAGTGTGCATGAGGGCTGGGTGATATGAGGAAACTCTAATATTGCCATATTGTTTGGCTATATCGCGATATGTCTTGAGCAGCAAAGGGGGTGGGCTGCAGTGTGAGCCTCAGTGAGGTCGGGTTTTTTATGTAAATACCAACGTGTGTGGTATCCACAGAAACTTTCAAGTCTCAGCCACAAGCTCATAGAAACCATTTCTGCAAACACCAAACGGCCAACACAACAATTAAAAAGGTTATGTGcctaaacacaaacaacaaagcCACACTCAGCTTCATGTAACCCAGCAAACGTCACATTGTCTAACATCAAAGGTTTCGTCACTCTCCAACCAAAACGatctgaaccagcagcaaaagaaggcCACAAATATGCTTCAGGAACGATAAACAATAACGTGAACGGTTTCCTTCAACAGAGGCCGTCGTAGCTCTAATCACAGCTGGTGTATTTAACGTTTCCTTTGGTGTGTGGGGAGATGTTGACATGCAGAGTTTATTCATGTTGTTCGACAACCTTCTCGTGAAATCCAGACGACAGCGAGTCCGAAACTCCCGCTGTCACCATATTTCTCCCATCTGCTAGCATATAAACACGCATGCTCAGCACAGTGTGGCAGGTAGAACATTTTCCAGCTAGGAGGGGGGATTGATGATGCATTTGCAGCGTGCGGGAACCTACACTCGATGGTTACGATAAAACCATTTtaaccatcgtacgtatcaaatatactcgatatatcgcccagccctgaTATAAACACGAACTCTCGTTGTTGAGAGCTAGCCATAGACAATTTGGATTAGTCTGTTCCACTTCTTTATAGCATTTATGAGGGGAAACATGTACCTACTGCATAGATGGTAATTACCACACATcagattgttttaaatgtgtttcagtATCTGACCCTGACCTTTCCTTATCTGCTATCCTGCAGTACTGCAAGTGTCTGGCACTCGGGCAGCAGTTCAACTTTGGGCAGCAAGACATGCCCCGCCTCAGAAGACAGATGTACAAAGAACTGTGTCACTGCAAGCTTATGGTGTGACCCTTCATTTCCATCGTTTGTGGCCAGCTACACCTGCTCCGTCCCTGAAGTCTAACAGGATGGAGGGACAGTGTTAAAACAAGAGGAAAATGGGAGCAAGTGACTGGGGGAAAATAAACATTACAAACCTAACTTTTTCTCTTCCACCATGCAGAGAAATTCTTCTAGATGCGAACAttgtttgactttattttttcagGTTCTGCTTCCCTCGGTTTGTTTGAAAAACACTGATTTAAATATCTGTCATAGTTCTTTGTGGTTGTGAGAGGCCAAGACTAGCTGTCTTATTTTGGGGATGTGCTAGTTATCCGTGTAAAGATAGTCCACTAGTTTTCTGGTTGGAGAGGGAGCACTGAGGTACGGAAAAGCCTGCGTCCAGGAGGTATGAAGGGAAGTCCCACAGTGGAGTTTGTGTTTAGAGGGCTGCAGTGACTTTTCCATCCAGCCAGTCATTACTTGACATCTTTGCAAATGAAACGTACCCCATGCAATGGCCACCGTTGTGGACGAGCTGTTCAGCACAAAATGTTTGCCAGTGTATTACAGTGTGAAACTTCCATGTACAATATTTTTAACAGTTTCCTGCGGTCTGCTCAGCTGGAGTTTAGTGGGAATCCATGGTTATGTTGGCAGGTAAAACTTTTTTCTGGTGAATCTCAGGGAAAGTTGGATTTCTGCAGCATCCATGAGTCCCGCCTCATGCTGGCCCACACAGTAGAAACTTTCCCCCTCGATCGCTTTCAAGTCATAAACCTTGAAAGCGATTGAACTGAAATGGCTCAAAGAAGTATATTTACAatgcatttaatttttaatgtgtttcaaTCTCTGTCAGTAATTGTGGTAACATGTTTGGGTTTCATAAAAGATCAAGAAAAAAGacgatttgttttttttcttgttattttttttgtttttgtttagattTTCTGGTTAGTATAAAAGCCATTTTGTTGAGGACCACAAATACACACCAGGCATATGTCCACAGTGGAGATACAGTGCTCTCTTATTCTTTTtataacaaaagaaaacttgTGAATAGTTGTTTTtggctttgcttttttttttttccaagaagGAGCTGATGCAAGAGAGCTGTTTTATATATCTTCTACAATACGTTAtgactgctaaaaataaaaatatgtggcaaacgtgtgtgtgtgtgtgaaggtttTCACTCGTCCACATCATAGTAATGGAAGGACTACGTTCAGTTTCTTCAAGACGTTTCGTCTGAGAAtcagtcccagattttaagccctgtTGTCCCTAAGAGGGCCGTTGACCCCCTATTGATTCTCTAcataatcacatgagccaaggtgtgaaaatggggtGGGTCACActcagccaaggtttcaggtgaacccaTTGCCCCCCATCATGTGACTTACTGAAGTCAAAAGGCCCAGGATGtgtgttaaggcgtctgggaaggatctcaaagcTGTATCGTAGATGGCAGACGCTGTCGGTGTGAGACGCCACGTCTGTTCAAAGAGGGTCGTTCACTCCTCGTCCAAAATGTGGACATTAGCATTTTGAAAGAGTGTGTTTAACCGGCACGCAGATGTAGACAGCTATGCAGTCTCCATCAGAACCACTGTTTCTTCCTGCAAACGGGGAACACCCCATAAGCTCTGCAGATGTAATTTAGTCCTAGTCAAACTTTCTAGTCACAAACAGCTTGTGGGAGATTGAACTGAAATGACCTGTTGGCTCAAAGAACTATATTTACattgcatttaattttttcctGTCTCTGTCAGTGATTGTGGTAATATGTTTGGGTTTCATGAAAAGTTAAAGTAGTTAGAGGTCTTCTTGGGTCATTTCTTCATCACATTATGGTTTGTTCCTCGTGATAGTGATCCCAGTTCTGAACTGTCTGCTTTGAGCTTCCGTGCTCTGTGGCTGCACCAAACCAGACTCTTTCTCTGGGGAAGCTGGGGGTGCACAGCTGACGGCCTTGAACATGTCGCTAAACTAACTGCATCTAGATATTATAGGATATCATTCAGTCCCATATTGATTGCATCATCCACAAAGTACAAAGGGGGCCTTGCAGTGACTACTACCAGGATGTGGTGGGTGAGGGGTGTGAATGCGTGCCTCATTAACCTGCAGTATCAGGTATTCAGCCAGCTCTTTGCAGAGGGGATGGTTGCAGACCCTTTCACACTGATACCTGCTGTAATGGGCGCTTCGATCACTGCCACAACACCTTTTCACAGTCCCTTTCTAACGGCTGTGAAAGTGAGGAAAGCCACTGCAGTATTTTTTGTGATAGGTGTCGACACTCAGACGATACATAAGCACTGAGAGAACAAGTCGTAACCAAAACCCaagtgcttttttgtttttgctgcccACATGGTGTGAAGTCCAAATCGGCCCCATACAGAAAAGCAATACCTGATGAGGGAATCCACAAAgaaaaagcatcaatctgtgtAGAAAGTGAATATTAGTACAGTGGTACAATCATCTGATGATCTggtgaatttgtaagtttgctcacaaagaaatgagcagcCTAGTTGTTTATGGTAGTTTAATTTTAATGGAGACAGAATATTAGatcaagaaataaaaaacacattacatgaAAGTAATAAAACCCCATTTCAGAGCAAATATCTGAATGATTCTCAGCACATGTAGAGACTAGAAAGACACGATGGGTTCTTCATATACATGATAACACTTAAAAAGTTCTAAACCAGGTACAGATGCCACATTATTGTCACTGGGACAATGTTCAGTTTAATTTCATGGTGTCATTTTgtggttatgtttttttttaaagcattaaaatgTGCCATTATAGACATTAGTTTTtcaagctttatttatttatttacatttatggaGCTAACCTACTGCACTGTCATTAGATTTGTCCATTATCCAGATTCAGCACGAAATTGAGATAATCAacagaaatagttttttttaactctttcccGTGATAGAGTATGAGTGAATGTAAAGAGCAGTGTGTTGATGCATATTACACAGGAGCCTCATTTCTGATAGGCTGTAAATACTCGACGTAATGCTGGAACATTAACACGTTGCATGACCCGAATTaaaaattgtgtttatttttaatttttaaaaattgtgtttatttttaattcggCGTTTTTTAATGTCTGAACAAAGCAGCGGGGACACACCTGGGCAGGCGGACTGAAGAAACCCGGTTGCGTCACCAACGGATTCCGTAAAAACTGAAACCCCGCCTCTTTGGCTAAAGAACTCGGGCACGAGCGTGAATTACGAGCATACTGTAAACGGAAACGGTCCGCCCCGTGGGTCTGCTTACTTTTACGTGACGTAGAGCTCGTCCAATCGCAAGTGCCTGTGGGCGGGACCACAGCTAAGTGACGGTGAGCTTTTACAATGAGAAAGCCTCTTTGTGCGCATAACCTATATAAGAGATTTCTGCTGCGGATTCTTTCTTTGAAATAATGTCGGCTGAATATGATAACAGGTAAGGAGGGCTACTTTTGGTCGCATAAAGTGTGAGTTCTAGGGCGTATTTTCTTCTTCAATCCGTCATATTTTACTTGATGTTCTCAAGAATGCAGATTTTTAACCGAGTTTTGTAGTCGAGTAACATTCGGGGACTTTTTGTCTTAGATGAACATTAGGACTCTGCGCGTTTCAGGACACGAGTGTGAAATAAGATTGAATGTTTTAGATCGTTAAAGTCATGCTAGTCAGAAGTTATATTAGTCTTAATGCTTCAGATGTGGATACAGACTGCGGTCGTTATCGGCATCCGGCGACAGCACGTGAACAAGCCTGATGTAGGCCTTTAAAAATTCTTCCTCTTTTCATTTGTAGTAACTTGATATTGAAGCCAAAACATCGGAACAACGATATTTTCGGGTGTAATACACGTAACGAACCTTATTTTGTCTGTAAAGGTGAATTAATGCCGTTTCGTGCTGTTCGATGGAGTCACATGGTCTTAGTACGGATGGTCGGCGTTTTAAACAAAGGCCGCTGTAAGGCCGCTGAAAATGGTCGTTTTTCCGCTTACACACGCTGCATGTGGTGGAGCTGTGTGCTGCCTCCATAAAGCGCTGTGCCTTACGTGTCTAAATGAACAATAGCTTTCGCCGACTTTCGCCGACAGTTACAGACTAGCAGGCCCTGTTGCTAGCAGCTAATGCGGAGCAGGCCGCGGCGGAAAGCCGCGAAGCTTCTTCTGCCGCTTTCTTCATAGCATCGCGGACAGCTCTAAATGATCCGAACGCTTTGAACACAAAGATGTCGGCGTTTGTCGACTACTTGGCCACATTCGACGTGGCTGTGGCTCTGTTTCCTCCGTGAAGCGTCCACCCGCCCCTGTCTTTTCCTCCCCTGAATGGAGAAACGACCATCTTGATTGTATGTAGCAAAAATGGCGGCCTCTCCACAAGGCCGCGCGTCACAGCACAAGGGGCGAAGACTTCTTTTTTCATGCCAAGTTTGGGAAGAATGATATAACGGCGAGCCTGGTAATGATTATATCAGCACGTTTACTTAAAGGGGGATATTTTTGTGCCACAGAAGATTCTTTTTATTCTCATTATTCGTGGGCAGAGAGGATTTAGTGCATTAAGGTCATTTACAAGTGCAGCTTGAGAGGAAAGATAACTGAGTTTCTGTCATTCACAGAGACAATGGCCCTGAAGGCATGGAGCCAGATGGGATCATTGAGGTAAGTCTCCTATGAAACTCTCACCAACACTGACGTTCTTCACAGCACAGCATGTAATGAACTGACAATAAACCTGTGCTCTTTCTAACCTTTCCAGAGCAATTGGAACCAGATTGTGGATAGTTTTGATGAGATGAGTCTACGTGAGACCCTGCTCAGGGGAATTTATGCCTATGGTTTTGAGAAACCTTCAGCTATCCAGCAAAGGGCCATTATGCCTTGTATCAAGGGTAAGCGTGCTTCAATATGTAAtgatgtgtttctaacacttagCAGTTAACAACCCCAAGAATTCCCTGGATACTAAATTGCACATGTTTTAATTTCAGGTTACGATGTGATTGCTCAGGCCCAATCTGGCACTGGGAAGACTGCcacctttgccatttccatcCTTCAGCAGATTGATGTGGAGCTGAAAGGCACTCAGGCTCTGGTCTTGGCTCCCACTAGGGAGCTGGCTCAGCAGGTAGGCTTCCACACCCGCCCTCTTACACTAGTGACATATTGTGCTATTGTTTCTTAAGGATCTCTCATGTAGCCTTTTGCATGGCTTAACGTCTGGTCTTTGACTTTCTTTCAGATTCAGAAAGTGGTCCTTGCCCTGGGCGACTACATGGGAGCCAGCTGCTATGCCTGCATTGGAGGGACCAACATCCGCAGTGAGGTCCAGAAACTGCAGGCTGAAGCCCCACACATCGTGGTGGGAACTCCCGGACGCGTCTTTGACATGCTAACTCGCAAAAACCTTTGTAAGTCTTCCTGAGAAGGAGTTAAATCAGGCTTAGTTTGAAATGTGTGaccacaaagaaagaaatgaacacGAGTCTCTGGTGACTTTGATCACCTCAGAGGTCAGTTATTGTATAATGCTGTATAATGATGAAACCCATGCGTGTCAGCTGACACTGTAAGCCCCTGCTGTGGTGTAGCTGTGGTCGGCGTTCTGCTGGCTCGAGCTTTCATGACAACAGAGGTCCAGAGGCATGATCATACGTTCATTACTTCTGAATACGGCACCTTTACACCTGAAGACGCTTCATTACCGAAACCTCATTAGTGGCACGTGATTCCTAAATCCAACATGAATCAGTTGTATCGGTGTGCAAACGTATGGCTGTGTTATGTGCCCGTATGTGTAACATGGTGGTTCCCTTTTTGCAGCTTCTAAATACATCAAAATGTTCGTGTTGGACGAGGCTGATGAGATGCTTAGTCGAGGATTCAAGGATCAGATCTACGAGATCTTCCAGAAGCTGTCGAGCAACATCCAGGTTAGAACTTTGGTGTCAGCGCCGTAACGGCCGAGCCAAAGATCCTTGCTTGAAATATGAACTCTGCTTGTAGCTGACGGATATCTCTAAATCTTTTTAAGGTTGTCCTACTGTCTGCCACCATGCCAGCTGATGTTTTGGAGGTCACAAAGAAGTTTATGCGTGAGCCTATCAGAATCCTCGTGAAGAAGGAGGAGCTGACACTTGAGGGCATCCGCCAGTTTTACATAAATGTggaaaaagaggtgaaaaacGTGCACTCGCTTTCCCTGTAATCAGGGTGTTCATGCTGAGCTTGCTGTGCTAACAGTCTGACCTGGTGGTCCTCAGGAATGGAAGCTGGATACCTTGTGCGACTTGTACGAAACCTTGACCATCACACAAGCTGTGATCTTCATCAACACAAGGAGAAAAGTGGACTGGCTTACTGAGAAGATGCATGCCAGAGACTTCACAGTTTCTGCTCTGGTACGAACCTCTTTGTGTGACTGAAACATTTGGTACAAGTGTGGAAACTTTCAGTGCATGTTGTAAGACTTCATTCTGTCTTTTCAGCACGGTGACATGGACCAGAAGGAGAGAGACCTGATCATGAGGGAGTTCCGCTCGGGCTCCAGTCGAGTCCTTATTACCACTGACCTGTTGGTATGTAACTGCTTCTTATTAGTGCTGTTTGCAGTCCAAGGTTCCCTCTCCTGCCAGCTGCAGTGTTGGTAAAGGACTGAAAGTTCCTTGGTAGAGCAGAGATCTGCCCTCCACTGTAGCTGGGTTGAAATCCCTGACTCACAACTAATTGGCAGATTACATTTATTCCTGTAGCTCACCTGTGAGAGTTCTGGGTAAAGCTGTGGTGGGTCATAGAAACTGGACCCACCACCAGTTTGTATGTGGGGTTAGCTCTTATTCAGGACATGAGTGCAAAGAAACATCCAGTTTACGGCCCAATTTTAATTGATAGATGGCCAtaaagatcaaactgaggttattgtgcTCGGCCCTGACAGCCAGATTCCTCTTGGATGGCATGACCTCGGCCTCctgtttgaccaggacatgtccttcaatgcacatattaaacaaatatgtaaggcTGCTTACCATCTCtaaaatatcctgtctcagagtgatgcagaGAAACTCCAGGGGAAGGGGGGAGCAGTACATTTTCAGAGACCATCCTTCTCCTGCTTTGGCTCGCTGTTAGATCCAAAATTGAGTTGTGCCATGTAAGTAAAGGTGTTTGTTTCTTCTCAGGCCAGAGGTATTGATGTTCAGCAGGTTTCCCTTGTCATCAACTACGACCTGCCAACCAACAGGGAAAACTACATCCACAGGTGAGGACATAAACGGTTTGCAGACATGATTGGCAGCTATGCACAACAGGCAAATGAAATGTTCACGTCAACTCTTTGTCCAACGTGAGCATGAGCAGCAAACCCAAAGAGATGATATCTGCAGTGACGGTGatccctttttgtttttgacaggATCGGTCGGGGAGGTCGTTTCGGCAGAAAGGGAGTAGCCATTAACATGATAACCGAGGATGACAAGCGAACACTGAGGGACATTGAGACATTCTACAACACCACCGTGGAGGAGATGCCCATGAACGTGGCCGATCTTATCTAGAAGACTCCCCGCTTCTGTTTGTCCACCCATATCCGATTGTTTTAGAAGTAAAAGCTTGTTTCCTACAATACGAATACTAAAAACTTCCTTTTTCTAAATTCCACCCTGAATTTACTCAGCATTTGACATGATTTTGGAAGAATGACTTGCTGACCCGCTCCATTTGCCATTGTCTTTTATCGACCCTGAAATTTTCCCAGCGGTTAAATACTCTGCTTCACGCCAGAACTgtttccaaaagcacatttaaagTCCAGTGATGACATTATACTTGCTGATTGTTGGCAAAGAGACACTGTTGATTTGCAGCTTGTGTGAGGTTTGGCTGTTGCAGCGTCGGTCGGCTGACCCGAGCAGTCTGGACTCGACGGTGTTCTGAATGAACAGCGGTGTGATTGACTAGCTCAGTATTTAAACAATCTTCAGTGTATTTGCACAACGCACGCCCACGGTCATGTTTACAGCAGGTTTTGGGTTCTGGAAGTAAACAGGACATGATCAATAAAATGAGCTGTACAGTGGCTGACAAATTTGATCCTCTTTACTGCTGTGCTTCTCTGCTTTTCCTCCTTTCCCATTGCGGCCGTAACCCTGTTCAGCCATTTGTACAGTAGAGTTCAGATGAGGAGTGCTTGCAGGCAGAAACGGTGAGTTGTAGCGATTTGGCCTCCTGACCCAGATCCAAGCGgctttttggtttttatttttttccccgtcTCCAGTTAGTTGAGattggagtttttttgtttttttttttgtttgttttgttttttttgtttggtttttttttttttttacagggaATATAAGATTTCAAATGGTTGTGGTCATGTTTTGTAACCTACCTCATCCAAATCTTATAGATGAATGGGGAGTGTCATCTGGACCAAACTACAAATATAAAAGTATATAGAGATTTTTATCTTGCTTTCCACTCCACCAAAAGTTTCTGAGCTCTCGTATTATGAGGTGTGTGCTATCAGtgctaatattttttatttttcccccaAATGTATGGATTGtttcccctctctctttttttttttttttttttttttttttttttgagacagTGTATCAGGTTTTCTACATTGGATACTGtatagtatttattttattggtctttaaaagaaaaacaataaaaacatccttttcttttccttttctttaaagCTGTAAAGCAGCCCTCTGTTGGCCAAATCCTGTGTGGTGTCTACTTTTGTGGCAAAGCTCACTCAGTGACGTGGGCGATGGAGTGGAGCAGTCAATGTTAGAGCTGGAACTCTTATAATATTCACATCTTCAGACACGTTTGTGTCCCATCAGAGGAGAACGTGTCAGTGTCTCTGTTGCATTTCCCATCATTTATTTTCccgttgtcttttttttctttctcccaatTAAAGAGAGCTCATTAA is part of the Maylandia zebra isolate NMK-2024a linkage group LG3, Mzebra_GT3a, whole genome shotgun sequence genome and encodes:
- the LOC143416607 gene encoding eukaryotic initiation factor 4A-I isoform X1; this translates as MSAEYDNRDNGPEGMEPDGIIESNWNQIVDSFDEMSLRETLLRGIYAYGFEKPSAIQQRAIMPCIKGYDVIAQAQSGTGKTATFAISILQQIDVELKGTQALVLAPTRELAQQIQKVVLALGDYMGASCYACIGGTNIRSEVQKLQAEAPHIVVGTPGRVFDMLTRKNLSSKYIKMFVLDEADEMLSRGFKDQIYEIFQKLSSNIQVVLLSATMPADVLEVTKKFMREPIRILVKKEELTLEGIRQFYINVEKEEWKLDTLCDLYETLTITQAVIFINTRRKVDWLTEKMHARDFTVSALHGDMDQKERDLIMREFRSGSSRVLITTDLLARGIDVQQVSLVINYDLPTNRENYIHRIGRGGRFGRKGVAINMITEDDKRTLRDIETFYNTTVEEMPMNVADLI
- the LOC143416607 gene encoding eukaryotic initiation factor 4A-I isoform X2, with the translated sequence MEPDGIIESNWNQIVDSFDEMSLRETLLRGIYAYGFEKPSAIQQRAIMPCIKGYDVIAQAQSGTGKTATFAISILQQIDVELKGTQALVLAPTRELAQQIQKVVLALGDYMGASCYACIGGTNIRSEVQKLQAEAPHIVVGTPGRVFDMLTRKNLSSKYIKMFVLDEADEMLSRGFKDQIYEIFQKLSSNIQVVLLSATMPADVLEVTKKFMREPIRILVKKEELTLEGIRQFYINVEKEEWKLDTLCDLYETLTITQAVIFINTRRKVDWLTEKMHARDFTVSALHGDMDQKERDLIMREFRSGSSRVLITTDLLARGIDVQQVSLVINYDLPTNRENYIHRIGRGGRFGRKGVAINMITEDDKRTLRDIETFYNTTVEEMPMNVADLI